A DNA window from Doryrhamphus excisus isolate RoL2022-K1 chromosome 2, RoL_Dexc_1.0, whole genome shotgun sequence contains the following coding sequences:
- the sigmar1 gene encoding sigma non-opioid intracellular receptor 1, which produces MAFFRTCFKLLVFVGIVALAVLLLNHWMATKQYLFDKDEVAKLAKQYAGQDHEQAYSKLVVELRKRYPGHILPDEDLQWVFLNAGGWMGAMCVLHSSLTEYVILFGTGIDTSGHSGRYWAEISDTIISGTFRRWTDGTTKSELFYPGDTVVHGMGEAAAVQWSAGTWMVEYGRGFIPSTLAPAVVDTIFSTHDFVTLYHTMKVCWKAMLLEIGTTLAEAGVF; this is translated from the exons ATGGCTTTTTTCAGGACGTGTTTCAAACTGTTGGTGTTTGTTGGAATTGTCGCCTTGGCCGTACTGCTGCTGAACCACTGGATGGCCACCAAGCAGTACCTTTTCGACAAAGACGAGGTTGCCAAATTGGCCAAACAGTACGCGG GGCAGGACCATGAGCAGGCCTACTCGAAACTGGTGGTCGAGCTCAGGAAGAG GTATCCCGGACACATCCTGCCAGATGAAGACCTGCAGTGGGTGTTTCTGAATGCCGGAGGCTGGATGGGAGCCATGTGTGTGCTCCACTCCTCGCTAACGGAATACGTCATCCTGTTCGGTACTGGGATCGACACATCGGGACACTCAG GTCGCTACTGGGCTGAGATTTCGGACACCATCATCTCTGGTACTTTCAGAAGGTGGACAGATGGAACCACCAAGAGTGAACTTTTCTATCCTG GTGACACTGTCGTGCACGGGATGGGCGAGGCTGCAGCCGTCCAGTGGTCTGCTGGGACGTGGATGGTGGAGTACGGCAGAGGTTTCATCCCGTCCACGCTGGCTCCGGCTGTGGTGGACACCATTTTCAGTACCCACGACTTTGTCACCCTGTACCACACCATGAAAGTCTGCTGGAAGGCCATGCTGTTGGAGATTGGAACCACGCTTGCCGAGGCCGGAGTGTTCTAA
- the katnal2 gene encoding katanin p60 ATPase-containing subunit A-like 2 isoform X1, which yields MDLSYTAIKTAHQAREADELRIEMRKKSLLILIYQHLMGQGYVAAALALDQEANGGVKKFEVCDNIDLEMVLMEYESYHFVKFQKYPKLIKRVVEPGERNTKSGGKKRAPCSAVRPLPKIQATPSSGTKGNASSAQSNGDGPPCPPESTEFGLSVSAITYGPTVGAATTRKGQMIDSTGAEGDYEHVERLMKPLSGFPGMSGEMKELATIISKDIYLHNPNVRWEDIIGLEDAKRLVKEAVVYPIKYPQLFTGILSPWKGLLLYGPPGTGKTLLAKAVATECKTTFFNISASSIVSKWRGDSEKLVRVLFELARYHAPSTIFLDELESVMGQRGSNMVGEHEGSRRMKTELLVQMDGLARSEDLVFVLAASNLPWELDHGMLRRLEKRILVGLPPAPARQAMISHWLPPVNTTGELQLHAELDYRLLSKEMDGYSGSDIRLACKEAAMRQVRKIFEALELYQDGDMGMPPICLETVTTQDFLEVLAHTKPSARGLMEKHTAWEKEFESV from the exons ATGGACCTTTCTTACACAGCTATAAAAACCGCACACCAAGCCCGGGAGGCG GATGAGCTGAGGATTGAGATGAGGAAGAAGAGCCTTCTCATCCTCATCTACCAACATCTGATGGGGCAAGG CTATGTGGCTGCAGCCTTGGCCTTGGACCAAGAGGCGAATGGAGGCGTGAAGAAGTTTGAGGTTTGCGACAATATCGATTTGGAGATGGTGCTGATGGAGTACGAGAGCTACCACTTTGTCAAGTTCCAGAAGTATCCCAAACTTATCAAGAGGGTAGTGGAACCAG gtgaaagaaatacaaaaagtGGCGGTAAAAAGAG GGCTCCCTGCTCAGCTGTGAGACCCCTCCCCAAAATCCAGGCTACACCCTCCAGCGGAACAAAAGGGAACGCTTCCAGCGCACAGTCAAAT GGAGATGGGCCGCCTTGTCCTCCAGAATCAACAGAATTCGGTCTCAGTGTGTCCGCTATTACCTACGGACCAACGGTGGGGGCGGCCACAACCAGGAAG GGCCAGATGATTGACAGCACGGGAGCCGAAGGGGACTACGAGCATGTG GAGCGTCTGATGAAGCCTCTAAGTGGCTTTCCGGGAATGAGCGGTGAAATGAAAGAACTCGCCACAATCATCAGCAAG GACATCTATTTGCACAACCCCAATGTACGCTGGGAGGACATCATCGGCCTGGAGGACGCAAAGCGATTAGTCAAGGAGGCCGTCGTCTATCCCATTAAG TACCCACAGCTCTTCACGGGCATCCTCTCTCCTTGGAAGGGCTTGCTACTTTACGGCCCCCCAG GTACAGGTAAGACCCTGCTGGCCAAGGCCGTGGCTACCGAGTGCAAGACCACCTTCTTCAACATCTCGGCCTCCAGCATCGTTAGCAAGTGGAGAGGAGACTCTGAAAAACTGGTCCGG GTTCTATTCGAGTTGGCACGGTACCACGCCCCCTCCACCATTTTCCTGGATGAGCTGGAGTCAGTGATGGGTCAGAGAGGAAGCAACATGGT AGGTGAGCATGAGGGCAGTCGCAGAATGAAGACAGAGCTCCTGGTGCAGATGGACGGACTGGCCAGATCCGAGGACCTGGTCTTTGTACTGGCGGCATCCAATCTGCCTTG GGAACTGGACCATGGCATGTTAAGAAGACTAGAGAAGAGAATTCTGGTCGGTCTTCCTCCTGCACCAGCCCGCCAAGCTATGATATCTCATTGGCTGCCTCCTGTCAACACCACAGGGGAGCTGCAGCTCCACGCCGAGCTCGACTATCGACTACTGTCAAAG GAGATGGACGGGTATTCCGGCTCTGACATCAGACTGGCGTGTAAGGAGGCCGCCATGAGACAAGTGCGCAAGATCTTTGAGGCTTTGGAGTTGTATCAGGATG GAGATATGGGCATGCCACCCATCTGCCTGGAAACCGTGACAACGCAGGACTTCCTGGAAGTTCTTGCCCACACCAAACCATCGGCCAGAGGCCTGATGGAGAAACACACGGCCTGGGAGAAAGAGTTTGAATCTGTCTGA
- the katnal2 gene encoding katanin p60 ATPase-containing subunit A-like 2 isoform X2, with amino-acid sequence MDLSYTAIKTAHQAREADELRIEMRKKSLLILIYQHLMGQGYVAAALALDQEANGGVKKFEVCDNIDLEMVLMEYESYHFVKFQKYPKLIKRVVEPGERNTKSGGKKRAPCSAVRPLPKIQATPSSGTKGNASSAQSNGDGPPCPPESTEFGLSVSAITYGPTVGAATTRKGQMIDSTGAEGDYEHVERLMKPLSGFPGMSGEMKELATIISKDIYLHNPNVRWEDIIGLEDAKRLVKEAVVYPIKYPQLFTGILSPWKGLLLYGPPGTGKTLLAKAVATECKTTFFNISASSIVSKWRGDSEKLVLFELARYHAPSTIFLDELESVMGQRGSNMVGEHEGSRRMKTELLVQMDGLARSEDLVFVLAASNLPWELDHGMLRRLEKRILVGLPPAPARQAMISHWLPPVNTTGELQLHAELDYRLLSKEMDGYSGSDIRLACKEAAMRQVRKIFEALELYQDGDMGMPPICLETVTTQDFLEVLAHTKPSARGLMEKHTAWEKEFESV; translated from the exons ATGGACCTTTCTTACACAGCTATAAAAACCGCACACCAAGCCCGGGAGGCG GATGAGCTGAGGATTGAGATGAGGAAGAAGAGCCTTCTCATCCTCATCTACCAACATCTGATGGGGCAAGG CTATGTGGCTGCAGCCTTGGCCTTGGACCAAGAGGCGAATGGAGGCGTGAAGAAGTTTGAGGTTTGCGACAATATCGATTTGGAGATGGTGCTGATGGAGTACGAGAGCTACCACTTTGTCAAGTTCCAGAAGTATCCCAAACTTATCAAGAGGGTAGTGGAACCAG gtgaaagaaatacaaaaagtGGCGGTAAAAAGAG GGCTCCCTGCTCAGCTGTGAGACCCCTCCCCAAAATCCAGGCTACACCCTCCAGCGGAACAAAAGGGAACGCTTCCAGCGCACAGTCAAAT GGAGATGGGCCGCCTTGTCCTCCAGAATCAACAGAATTCGGTCTCAGTGTGTCCGCTATTACCTACGGACCAACGGTGGGGGCGGCCACAACCAGGAAG GGCCAGATGATTGACAGCACGGGAGCCGAAGGGGACTACGAGCATGTG GAGCGTCTGATGAAGCCTCTAAGTGGCTTTCCGGGAATGAGCGGTGAAATGAAAGAACTCGCCACAATCATCAGCAAG GACATCTATTTGCACAACCCCAATGTACGCTGGGAGGACATCATCGGCCTGGAGGACGCAAAGCGATTAGTCAAGGAGGCCGTCGTCTATCCCATTAAG TACCCACAGCTCTTCACGGGCATCCTCTCTCCTTGGAAGGGCTTGCTACTTTACGGCCCCCCAG GTACAGGTAAGACCCTGCTGGCCAAGGCCGTGGCTACCGAGTGCAAGACCACCTTCTTCAACATCTCGGCCTCCAGCATCGTTAGCAAGTGGAGAGGAGACTCTGAAAAACTG GTTCTATTCGAGTTGGCACGGTACCACGCCCCCTCCACCATTTTCCTGGATGAGCTGGAGTCAGTGATGGGTCAGAGAGGAAGCAACATGGT AGGTGAGCATGAGGGCAGTCGCAGAATGAAGACAGAGCTCCTGGTGCAGATGGACGGACTGGCCAGATCCGAGGACCTGGTCTTTGTACTGGCGGCATCCAATCTGCCTTG GGAACTGGACCATGGCATGTTAAGAAGACTAGAGAAGAGAATTCTGGTCGGTCTTCCTCCTGCACCAGCCCGCCAAGCTATGATATCTCATTGGCTGCCTCCTGTCAACACCACAGGGGAGCTGCAGCTCCACGCCGAGCTCGACTATCGACTACTGTCAAAG GAGATGGACGGGTATTCCGGCTCTGACATCAGACTGGCGTGTAAGGAGGCCGCCATGAGACAAGTGCGCAAGATCTTTGAGGCTTTGGAGTTGTATCAGGATG GAGATATGGGCATGCCACCCATCTGCCTGGAAACCGTGACAACGCAGGACTTCCTGGAAGTTCTTGCCCACACCAAACCATCGGCCAGAGGCCTGATGGAGAAACACACGGCCTGGGAGAAAGAGTTTGAATCTGTCTGA
- the hdhd2 gene encoding haloacid dehalogenase-like hydrolase domain-containing protein 2 isoform X1: protein MKKTQTRKRDQCFCEAVKMASRRALKAVLIDLSGTLHIEDAAVPGAQDALYRLRQASVAVKFVTNTTKESKRNLLERLQRLNFDLQEKEIFTSLNAARSLLEKTQHRPLLLVEDSALEDFTGIDTSEPNAVVIGLSPDHFNYQTMNKAFRLILEGAPLFAIHKARYYKRKDGLALGPGPFVAGLEYATDCKATVVGKPEKTFFMQALDDLGCSPEEAVMIGDDARDDVGGAQSAGMLGILVRTGKYRQGDENKINPPPHLICDSFPDAVEHIVRNLL, encoded by the exons ATGAAGAAGACTCAAACCCGGAAGCGGGACCAGTGTTTCTGCGAAG CTGTGAAAATGGCCAGCCGGCGTGCGCTGAAGGCCGTCCTCATTGACCTGAGTGGAACTCTACACATTGAAGATGCAGCAGTGCCTGGGGCACAGGACGCCCTCTACAG GTTACGGCAGGCATCTGTTGCTGTGAAGTTTGTGACCAACACCACAAAAGAGAGTAAGAGGAACCTTCTGGAAAGACTGCAACGACTCAACTTTGACCTCCAG GAAAAGGAGATCTTCACATCACTAAATGCTGCAAGGAGTCTCTTGGAGAAGACCCAACACCGACCGCTGCTGCTGGTGGAGGACAGCGCCCTGGAAGACTTCACAG GTATCGACACATCGGAACCAAACGCTGTCGTCATCGGACTTTCCCCGGATCATTTTAACTACCAAACTATGAACAAGGCTTTCAG ACTGATTCTGGAAGGCGCTCCTCTGTTCGCCATCCATAAGGCTCGTTACTACAAGCGGAAAGACGGTTTGGCTCTCGGCCCTGGGCCCTTTGTAGCCGGACTGGAGTACGCCACAGACTGTAAAGCCACCGTGGTGGGGAAGCCTGAAAAGACGTTCTTCATGCag GCTCTGGATGATTTAGGCTGTAGCCCCGAAGAAGCAGTCATGATAGGAGAT GATGCCCGGGATGACGTGGGAGGAGCTCAGAGCGCTGGAATGTTGGGGATCTTAGTCCGCACCG GTAAATACAGACAAGGagatgagaataaaatcaaccCTCCGCCTCACCTGATATGCGACAGCTTTCCGGACGCTGTTGAACACATCGTCAGGAACTTACTATGA
- the hdhd2 gene encoding haloacid dehalogenase-like hydrolase domain-containing protein 2 isoform X2, giving the protein MASRRALKAVLIDLSGTLHIEDAAVPGAQDALYRLRQASVAVKFVTNTTKESKRNLLERLQRLNFDLQEKEIFTSLNAARSLLEKTQHRPLLLVEDSALEDFTGIDTSEPNAVVIGLSPDHFNYQTMNKAFRLILEGAPLFAIHKARYYKRKDGLALGPGPFVAGLEYATDCKATVVGKPEKTFFMQALDDLGCSPEEAVMIGDDARDDVGGAQSAGMLGILVRTGKYRQGDENKINPPPHLICDSFPDAVEHIVRNLL; this is encoded by the exons ATGGCCAGCCGGCGTGCGCTGAAGGCCGTCCTCATTGACCTGAGTGGAACTCTACACATTGAAGATGCAGCAGTGCCTGGGGCACAGGACGCCCTCTACAG GTTACGGCAGGCATCTGTTGCTGTGAAGTTTGTGACCAACACCACAAAAGAGAGTAAGAGGAACCTTCTGGAAAGACTGCAACGACTCAACTTTGACCTCCAG GAAAAGGAGATCTTCACATCACTAAATGCTGCAAGGAGTCTCTTGGAGAAGACCCAACACCGACCGCTGCTGCTGGTGGAGGACAGCGCCCTGGAAGACTTCACAG GTATCGACACATCGGAACCAAACGCTGTCGTCATCGGACTTTCCCCGGATCATTTTAACTACCAAACTATGAACAAGGCTTTCAG ACTGATTCTGGAAGGCGCTCCTCTGTTCGCCATCCATAAGGCTCGTTACTACAAGCGGAAAGACGGTTTGGCTCTCGGCCCTGGGCCCTTTGTAGCCGGACTGGAGTACGCCACAGACTGTAAAGCCACCGTGGTGGGGAAGCCTGAAAAGACGTTCTTCATGCag GCTCTGGATGATTTAGGCTGTAGCCCCGAAGAAGCAGTCATGATAGGAGAT GATGCCCGGGATGACGTGGGAGGAGCTCAGAGCGCTGGAATGTTGGGGATCTTAGTCCGCACCG GTAAATACAGACAAGGagatgagaataaaatcaaccCTCCGCCTCACCTGATATGCGACAGCTTTCCGGACGCTGTTGAACACATCGTCAGGAACTTACTATGA
- the hdhd2 gene encoding haloacid dehalogenase-like hydrolase domain-containing protein 2 isoform X4 yields the protein MKKTQTRKRDQCFCEAVKMASRRALKAVLIDLSGTLHIEDAAVPGAQDALYRLRQASVAVKFVTNTTKESKRNLLERLQRLNFDLQEKEIFTSLNAARSLLEKTQHRPLLLVEDSALEDFTGIDTSEPNAVVIGLSPDHFNYQTMNKAFRLILEGAPLFAIHKARYYKRKDGLALGPGPFVAGLEYATDCKATVVGKPEKTFFMQALDDLGCSPEEAVMIGDDARDDVGGAQSAGMLGILVRTDKEMRIKSTLRLT from the exons ATGAAGAAGACTCAAACCCGGAAGCGGGACCAGTGTTTCTGCGAAG CTGTGAAAATGGCCAGCCGGCGTGCGCTGAAGGCCGTCCTCATTGACCTGAGTGGAACTCTACACATTGAAGATGCAGCAGTGCCTGGGGCACAGGACGCCCTCTACAG GTTACGGCAGGCATCTGTTGCTGTGAAGTTTGTGACCAACACCACAAAAGAGAGTAAGAGGAACCTTCTGGAAAGACTGCAACGACTCAACTTTGACCTCCAG GAAAAGGAGATCTTCACATCACTAAATGCTGCAAGGAGTCTCTTGGAGAAGACCCAACACCGACCGCTGCTGCTGGTGGAGGACAGCGCCCTGGAAGACTTCACAG GTATCGACACATCGGAACCAAACGCTGTCGTCATCGGACTTTCCCCGGATCATTTTAACTACCAAACTATGAACAAGGCTTTCAG ACTGATTCTGGAAGGCGCTCCTCTGTTCGCCATCCATAAGGCTCGTTACTACAAGCGGAAAGACGGTTTGGCTCTCGGCCCTGGGCCCTTTGTAGCCGGACTGGAGTACGCCACAGACTGTAAAGCCACCGTGGTGGGGAAGCCTGAAAAGACGTTCTTCATGCag GCTCTGGATGATTTAGGCTGTAGCCCCGAAGAAGCAGTCATGATAGGAGAT GATGCCCGGGATGACGTGGGAGGAGCTCAGAGCGCTGGAATGTTGGGGATCTTAGTCCGCACCG ACAAGGagatgagaataaaatcaaccCTCCGCCTCACCTGA
- the hdhd2 gene encoding haloacid dehalogenase-like hydrolase domain-containing protein 2 isoform X3, producing the protein MKKTQTRKRDQCFCEAVKMASRRALKAVLIDLSGTLHIEDAAVPGAQDALYRLRQASVAVKFVTNTTKESKRNLLERLQRLNFDLQEKEIFTSLNAARSLLEKTQHRPLLLVEDSALEDFTGIDTSEPNAVVIGLSPDHFNYQTMNKAFRLILEGAPLFAIHKARYYKRKDGLALGPGPFVAGLEYATDCKATVVGKPEKTFFMQALDDLGCSPEEAVMIGDDARDDVGGAQSAGMLGILVRTGEMDFRHSVDLFRAT; encoded by the exons ATGAAGAAGACTCAAACCCGGAAGCGGGACCAGTGTTTCTGCGAAG CTGTGAAAATGGCCAGCCGGCGTGCGCTGAAGGCCGTCCTCATTGACCTGAGTGGAACTCTACACATTGAAGATGCAGCAGTGCCTGGGGCACAGGACGCCCTCTACAG GTTACGGCAGGCATCTGTTGCTGTGAAGTTTGTGACCAACACCACAAAAGAGAGTAAGAGGAACCTTCTGGAAAGACTGCAACGACTCAACTTTGACCTCCAG GAAAAGGAGATCTTCACATCACTAAATGCTGCAAGGAGTCTCTTGGAGAAGACCCAACACCGACCGCTGCTGCTGGTGGAGGACAGCGCCCTGGAAGACTTCACAG GTATCGACACATCGGAACCAAACGCTGTCGTCATCGGACTTTCCCCGGATCATTTTAACTACCAAACTATGAACAAGGCTTTCAG ACTGATTCTGGAAGGCGCTCCTCTGTTCGCCATCCATAAGGCTCGTTACTACAAGCGGAAAGACGGTTTGGCTCTCGGCCCTGGGCCCTTTGTAGCCGGACTGGAGTACGCCACAGACTGTAAAGCCACCGTGGTGGGGAAGCCTGAAAAGACGTTCTTCATGCag GCTCTGGATGATTTAGGCTGTAGCCCCGAAGAAGCAGTCATGATAGGAGAT GATGCCCGGGATGACGTGGGAGGAGCTCAGAGCGCTGGAATGTTGGGGATCTTAGTCCGCACCGGTGAGATGGACTTTCGTCATTCTGTAGACCTCTTCCGTgcgacctga